In Deltaproteobacteria bacterium, the genomic stretch GGTGACTCCGTGCTGGGCGTCGACCTCAACGCCGACAAGCTGGCGGAGATCGAGCCTCTGGGCGCCGACACGCTGGTCGCCGACCTTGCCGATCCCGACCAGCGGGCGACCGTGGTCGAGGCCGCCGCGGGATGCGACGGATTGGTCAACGCCGCCGGCATCATCATGCTGAAGCCGCTGCCGGAAGTCACCGTGGAGGACTGGCGGCTTCTCGTGCAGGTGAACGTGGAGTCGATCTTCTTCCTCTGCCAGGGCATCGGGCCCACGATGTCGCCCGGCGGGGCGATCGTGAACCTCTCGTCGTCGTCCGGCAAGCTCACCAACACCACCGAGGCCGCCGTCTACGGGGCGACCAAGTGCATGATCCTCTCGGTCACCCGCTCGTTCGCCTACGAGTTGGCGC encodes the following:
- a CDS encoding SDR family NAD(P)-dependent oxidoreductase; its protein translation is MASNGDGRQRRIVVTGAAQGIGRGAVERFLGEGDSVLGVDLNADKLAEIEPLGADTLVADLADPDQRATVVEAAAGCDGLVNAAGIIMLKPLPEVTVEDWRLLVQVNVESIFFLCQGIGPTMSPGGAIVNLSSSSGKLTNTTEAAVYGATKCMILSVTRSFAYELAPIPVRVNAICPGIVDTPMQDKVLAQVAPLRGMTPDELSVARTQVVPLKRGSTPEEISGLIGFLLGPESGYMTGQSINHTGGLVMW